A genomic window from Pseudomonas cavernicola includes:
- a CDS encoding class II fumarate hydratase → MSRIETDSLGPIDVPEKAYWGAQTQRSLINFAIGQERMPLAVLHALALIKKAAARVNDRIGELPPDIARLIEQAADEVLAGKHNEQFPLVVWQTGSGTQSNMNVNEVIAGRANELAGHGRGGKSPVHPNDHVNRAQSSNDSFPTAMHIAAVQAVRHDLLPALAELSGGLVEQAARHASLVKTGRTHLMDATPITFGQELSAFVAQLDYAEQALRAALPAVCELAQGGTAVGTGLNAPHGFAEAIAAELTALSGLPLVSAPNKFAALAGHEPLVTLSGALKTLAVALMKMANDLRLLSSGPRAGFAEVKLPANEPGSSIMPGKVNPTQCEALSMLACQVLGNDVTIGLAASQGHLQLNVFKPVIIHNLLQSIRLLADGCRNFQRHCIEGLEPDPAQMAAHLERGLMLVTALNPHIGYDKAAEIAKKAYSEGTTLREAALALSYVSAEEFDAWVRPEEMLETGHHG, encoded by the coding sequence ATGAGCCGCATCGAAACCGACAGCCTCGGCCCCATCGACGTCCCTGAAAAAGCTTACTGGGGCGCGCAAACCCAGCGCTCACTGATCAACTTCGCCATCGGCCAAGAGCGCATGCCGCTGGCGGTGCTGCACGCCCTGGCCTTGATCAAGAAGGCCGCTGCACGGGTGAATGACCGCATTGGCGAGCTGCCGCCGGATATCGCCCGGCTGATCGAACAAGCCGCCGACGAGGTACTGGCCGGCAAACACAACGAGCAGTTCCCGTTGGTCGTCTGGCAGACCGGCAGCGGCACGCAAAGCAATATGAACGTCAACGAGGTGATCGCCGGCCGGGCCAATGAATTGGCTGGCCACGGCCGCGGCGGCAAGTCGCCGGTGCATCCGAACGATCACGTCAACCGCGCGCAAAGCTCCAACGACAGCTTCCCCACCGCCATGCACATCGCTGCCGTGCAAGCAGTGCGGCATGACCTGCTACCGGCGCTTGCCGAGCTGTCTGGCGGCTTGGTCGAACAGGCGGCGCGGCATGCGTCCCTGGTCAAGACCGGGCGCACGCATTTGATGGACGCCACACCGATCACCTTCGGCCAAGAATTGTCGGCCTTTGTCGCCCAACTCGACTACGCGGAGCAGGCCCTGCGTGCAGCATTGCCGGCGGTCTGCGAGCTGGCCCAAGGTGGTACGGCCGTGGGCACCGGCCTGAATGCCCCGCACGGCTTCGCCGAAGCGATCGCCGCCGAGCTGACGGCTCTGTCCGGCCTGCCCCTGGTTTCCGCCCCGAATAAATTTGCCGCCTTGGCCGGCCACGAACCGCTGGTGACGCTGTCCGGCGCGCTGAAAACCCTCGCAGTGGCCTTGATGAAGATGGCTAACGACCTGCGCTTGCTCAGCTCCGGCCCACGCGCCGGGTTCGCCGAGGTCAAGCTACCGGCCAACGAGCCAGGCAGCTCGATCATGCCCGGCAAGGTCAACCCGACCCAATGCGAGGCGCTGTCCATGCTCGCCTGCCAGGTGCTCGGCAACGACGTCACCATCGGCTTGGCCGCCAGCCAAGGCCACCTGCAGTTGAACGTGTTCAAACCAGTGATCATCCACAACCTGCTGCAGTCGATCCGTCTGCTGGCCGACGGCTGTCGCAACTTCCAGCGGCACTGCATCGAAGGCCTGGAGCCCGACCCGGCACAAATGGCCGCGCACCTGGAGCGCGGTTTGATGCTGGTGACCGCTCTGAATCCGCATATCGGCTACGACAAGGCCGCGGAAATTGCCAAGAAGGCCTACAGCGAGGGTACGACCCTGCGCGAAGCCGCTCTGGCCCTGAGTTATGTCAGCGCAGAAGAGTTCGACGCCTGGGTGCGCCCCGAAGAGATGCTGGAGACCGGTCACCATGGTTGA
- a CDS encoding DUF6316 family protein codes for MFGQRSKDPAAATHYRSERVSAVNGQYFFATREGTLEGPYFTRFDAQRESAIYVRRQIQGNDIIESRNF; via the coding sequence ATGTTCGGTCAACGCAGCAAAGATCCTGCAGCCGCCACGCACTACCGTAGCGAGCGTGTCAGTGCGGTCAATGGTCAGTATTTTTTTGCGACGCGTGAAGGCACTTTGGAAGGCCCATACTTCACCCGGTTCGATGCTCAGCGCGAGAGTGCTATTTATGTCCGTCGCCAAATACAGGGCAATGACATTATCGAGAGTCGAAATTTCTAG
- a CDS encoding thiolase family protein, protein MREVVIVDSVRTGLAKSYRGKFNLTRPDDMAAHCVNALLARNKLDPASVEDCIVGAGSNEGAQGFNIGRNVAVLSGLGTQVAGMTLNRFCSSGLQAIAIAANQIASGCSDIIIAGGVESITMTMKSVNTDNLINPLLKQNVPGIYFPMGQTAEIVARRYNVSREQQDAYALQSQQRTARAQAEGLFNDEIVPMAVKYQVEDKATGEKSILDGVVDRDDCNRADTTLASLASLKPVFAEDGSVTAGNASQLSDGASMTLVMSLEKALELGLKPLAFFRGFTVAGCEPDEMGIGPVYSVPKLLKARGLNVADIDLWELNEAFASQCLYARDFLEIDNEKYNVNGGSISIGHPFGMTGSRQVGHLVRELQRRNLRYGIVTMCVGGGMGATGLFEAVR, encoded by the coding sequence CGGACTGGTCTGGCCAAGTCTTACCGTGGCAAGTTCAACCTGACCCGTCCTGACGATATGGCGGCTCATTGCGTCAACGCCCTGCTGGCTCGCAATAAACTCGACCCGGCTTCGGTGGAGGACTGCATCGTGGGTGCCGGTTCGAACGAGGGCGCGCAGGGCTTCAATATCGGTCGTAACGTCGCGGTGTTGTCGGGCCTGGGTACTCAGGTTGCCGGGATGACCCTGAACCGCTTCTGCTCTTCCGGCTTACAGGCGATTGCCATTGCCGCCAACCAGATCGCTTCCGGCTGCAGTGACATCATCATTGCCGGTGGTGTCGAGTCGATCACCATGACGATGAAAAGCGTCAACACCGACAATCTGATCAACCCACTGCTGAAACAGAACGTGCCGGGGATCTACTTCCCGATGGGGCAGACGGCTGAAATCGTCGCACGGCGTTACAACGTGAGCCGTGAGCAGCAGGACGCCTACGCCCTGCAAAGCCAGCAGCGCACCGCGCGGGCGCAGGCCGAAGGCCTGTTCAACGACGAAATCGTGCCGATGGCAGTGAAATACCAGGTGGAAGACAAAGCCACCGGCGAGAAGAGCATCCTCGATGGCGTCGTTGATCGCGACGATTGCAACCGTGCAGATACCACTTTGGCCAGCCTGGCGTCGTTGAAACCGGTGTTCGCTGAAGACGGCTCGGTGACTGCCGGTAACGCCTCACAGCTGTCTGACGGCGCCTCCATGACGCTGGTGATGAGCCTGGAAAAAGCCCTCGAGCTGGGTCTGAAACCGCTGGCCTTCTTCCGCGGTTTCACCGTTGCTGGGTGTGAGCCGGACGAGATGGGTATCGGTCCGGTGTACTCGGTACCGAAGCTGCTCAAGGCTCGTGGCCTGAACGTTGCCGATATCGATCTGTGGGAGCTGAACGAAGCCTTTGCTTCGCAGTGCCTCTATGCTCGCGATTTCCTGGAAATCGACAACGAGAAATACAACGTCAACGGCGGCTCCATCTCCATCGGCCACCCGTTTGGCATGACCGGTTCGCGCCAGGTCGGTCACCTGGTGCGTGAGCTGCAGCGGCGTAACCTGCGTTATGGCATCGTCACCATGTGCGTGGGCGGTGGCATGGGTGCTACGGGTCTGTTCGAGGCCGTACGCTAA
- a CDS encoding DMT family transporter has translation MHISSGRWLYGLLLALTTAVLWGILPIKLKEVLQVMDPITVTWYRLLVAGSILLAYLAAAKRLPSFRLLGKNGIWLLVLAIAGLTGNYVLYLIGLNLLSPGTTQLVIQVAPILFLISSLFVFRERFSVGQGIGLAVLLLGFGLFFNQRLHELLSSLTAYTTGVLIVLLAAFVWTFYGLAQKQLLTVWNSVQVMMVIYLACAALLMPWAQPVQILSLSPLQGWLLLACCLNTLVAYGAFAEALAHWEASRVSATLAITPLVTFASVALAASLWPDHVQPEQINWIAYAGALLVVLGSALTALGPSVIAGWRARRARLAAAHDL, from the coding sequence ATGCACATCTCTTCCGGCCGTTGGCTTTACGGTCTGCTTCTCGCTCTGACCACTGCCGTGCTCTGGGGCATCTTGCCGATCAAACTCAAAGAAGTGCTGCAGGTGATGGACCCCATCACCGTCACCTGGTATCGCCTCTTGGTTGCCGGTTCGATTTTGCTGGCCTACCTGGCTGCGGCGAAACGCCTGCCGAGTTTTCGCTTGCTGGGCAAGAACGGCATCTGGCTGCTGGTGCTGGCCATTGCTGGGCTGACCGGCAATTACGTGCTCTATCTGATCGGACTTAATCTGCTCAGCCCGGGCACAACTCAGTTGGTGATCCAGGTGGCGCCGATTTTGTTTCTGATCAGCAGCCTGTTCGTTTTTCGCGAGCGCTTTAGCGTGGGCCAGGGCATCGGCTTGGCGGTGTTATTGCTGGGCTTCGGGTTGTTCTTCAACCAACGTTTGCATGAGCTGCTGTCCTCACTTACGGCATACACCACGGGTGTGCTGATCGTGTTGCTGGCGGCTTTCGTCTGGACTTTTTACGGTCTGGCGCAGAAGCAGCTGCTGACGGTGTGGAACTCGGTGCAGGTGATGATGGTGATCTACCTGGCCTGCGCCGCGTTGCTTATGCCTTGGGCGCAGCCGGTGCAAATATTGTCGCTGAGTCCGCTGCAAGGCTGGCTGTTGCTGGCCTGTTGCCTGAATACGCTGGTGGCCTATGGGGCTTTTGCCGAGGCCTTGGCGCATTGGGAGGCCTCGAGGGTAAGCGCCACGTTGGCGATTACCCCTTTGGTGACCTTCGCGTCGGTCGCCTTGGCGGCCAGCTTATGGCCTGATCATGTGCAGCCCGAGCAAATCAACTGGATCGCCTACGCGGGTGCGTTGCTGGTGGTGCTGGGTTCGGCGTTGACCGCGCTGGGGCCATCGGTTATCGCAGGCTGGCGGGCACGTCGAGCAAGGCTCGCGGCAGCCCATGATTTGTAG
- a CDS encoding NAD(P)H-dependent oxidoreductase: MVETTKSGATPLEGDGKRILMILGTPKSGSLCHALGEAYAQGARSEGHVVRQLKLGELEFDPVLRGGYDQSQNLEPDLLEAQRQIHWAEHLVFVYPVWWGGLPALLQGFFDRVFLPGFAFKYRERSHTWEKLLSGRSADLLVTLDTPPWYFRWIYGAPAHRQMVRTILGACGVKTRRLTEFAPIRQSSEEQRQGWLRRAELLGTHA; encoded by the coding sequence ATGGTTGAGACGACGAAAAGCGGCGCCACCCCACTGGAAGGGGACGGAAAGCGCATTCTGATGATTCTCGGTACACCGAAGAGCGGCAGCCTCTGCCATGCCCTCGGCGAGGCTTACGCCCAAGGCGCGCGCAGCGAAGGCCATGTGGTACGTCAACTGAAGTTGGGCGAGCTGGAGTTTGATCCGGTGCTGCGCGGCGGCTACGACCAGAGCCAGAATCTGGAGCCCGACCTGCTGGAAGCGCAACGGCAGATCCACTGGGCCGAACACCTGGTGTTCGTCTACCCAGTCTGGTGGGGTGGCTTGCCAGCCCTGCTCCAAGGCTTTTTCGACCGAGTGTTCCTGCCCGGTTTTGCCTTCAAGTATCGCGAGCGCTCGCACACCTGGGAGAAGCTGCTCAGCGGGCGCAGCGCCGATCTGCTGGTGACGCTCGACACCCCGCCTTGGTATTTCCGCTGGATTTACGGCGCACCGGCACACCGGCAGATGGTGCGCACCATCCTCGGCGCCTGCGGTGTCAAAACCCGACGGCTGACCGAGTTCGCCCCAATCCGCCAGTCCTCCGAGGAACAACGGCAGGGCTGGTTACGCCGCGCCGAGTTACTCGGCACTCACGCCTGA
- a CDS encoding IS1182 family transposase: protein MAYIQGEARDQTSLFPVSLDELIPDDHLVRVIDAYVARLDLKLLGFAKATPKSTGRPAYDPADLLKLYLYGYFQRIRSSRRLEAECLRNVEVMWLLNRLKPDFKTIADYRKDNGQAFSATCRAFVQFCRQAGLIAGELVAIDGSKFKAVASARRHVDLKKLKCQQEKLDKRIAQYLAELDEADKSEANEAVDRSAVKTALERLQAKQADNLTCQALMQALELEQFITTESDARMMRTPRGGRVAYNVQTAVDAEHCLILHHEVTQDGNDTQQLEPMAKAAQSELQQDVLTVTADAGYSNGEQFQACEDAGITAYVPPNRAVNNRGGDTQLFERSDFTYDAESDQYRCPAGKLLTLKQLNRGERIYHAAISDCSACPLKAQCTNAQRRYLRRHAHEAAFERMEQRLQAQPEMMASRRSIVEHPFGNLKQWLFGNGRFLLRQLKGARTEMALAVQAYNLKRAINVLGARHLIGLMG, encoded by the coding sequence ATGGCGTACATCCAAGGAGAGGCGCGAGACCAGACCAGTCTGTTTCCGGTTTCGCTGGACGAGTTGATTCCCGACGACCATCTGGTCCGTGTGATCGATGCCTACGTGGCTCGACTGGACCTCAAGCTACTCGGGTTTGCCAAAGCCACTCCCAAGAGTACGGGGCGTCCTGCCTACGATCCGGCGGACCTGCTCAAGCTGTACCTGTATGGCTATTTCCAACGCATCCGCTCCTCCCGACGCCTCGAAGCTGAATGCCTGCGCAACGTCGAAGTCATGTGGTTGCTCAATCGGCTCAAGCCGGACTTCAAGACCATCGCCGATTACCGCAAGGACAACGGACAAGCGTTCAGCGCGACCTGTCGGGCCTTCGTGCAGTTTTGCCGTCAAGCCGGGCTGATCGCCGGAGAGTTGGTGGCCATCGATGGCAGCAAATTCAAGGCCGTGGCCTCAGCGCGTCGGCATGTGGATCTGAAGAAGCTCAAGTGTCAGCAAGAGAAGCTGGATAAGCGTATCGCCCAGTACCTGGCGGAGCTGGATGAGGCGGACAAGTCCGAAGCCAATGAGGCCGTTGACCGTAGCGCGGTAAAAACGGCGCTGGAGCGACTGCAAGCCAAACAGGCCGACAACCTGACTTGCCAAGCACTGATGCAGGCCCTGGAGCTTGAGCAATTCATCACCACCGAGAGCGATGCCCGGATGATGCGTACCCCTCGGGGTGGGCGCGTCGCTTACAACGTGCAAACAGCTGTGGACGCCGAGCATTGCCTGATCCTGCATCACGAGGTCACACAGGACGGCAACGATACCCAGCAGCTCGAGCCGATGGCTAAAGCCGCCCAGTCCGAGTTGCAGCAGGACGTGCTGACGGTCACTGCCGATGCCGGTTACTCCAACGGCGAGCAGTTCCAGGCATGCGAAGATGCCGGCATTACCGCCTATGTGCCGCCCAACCGGGCAGTTAACAACCGGGGTGGTGATACGCAGCTGTTCGAGCGAAGTGATTTCACTTACGACGCAGAGAGCGACCAGTACCGCTGTCCGGCAGGCAAGTTGCTGACGCTCAAGCAACTGAATCGCGGGGAGCGTATCTACCACGCGGCGATCAGCGACTGCAGCGCTTGCCCGCTCAAGGCACAGTGCACCAACGCCCAGCGTCGCTACCTGAGACGCCATGCCCACGAGGCGGCCTTTGAGCGAATGGAGCAGCGGCTGCAGGCGCAGCCCGAGATGATGGCGAGTAGGCGATCCATCGTCGAGCATCCATTTGGCAACCTCAAACAATGGCTATTTGGTAATGGTCGCTTCCTGCTTCGCCAATTGAAGGGAGCACGAACCGAAATGGCCTTAGCGGTACAGGCCTATAACCTCAAAAGAGCGATCAACGTGCTCGGCGCACGCCACCTCATCGGATTGATGGGCTGA